ttcttctctaatttcctggttgacccattcatcatAGATTTGCTGGGTGCCAGCACAGACTGGAAAACCACCCAGTGGTGAATGCTAACTTCTCTGTCTCCTGTTGGATCATTATTTAACTATGGCCTGAGGTAGGATAAAAGGGATTAATAAatgttttgtatgatttttttcaaaatttacagatgaaaatgtAATCAAGAATGCTGACCTTATGTGATACAGTTTGGTGCATCTGTGTAATGACTGAATTTGAAACTCTTGGCTCAGCACTGACTTTTGGAAATGAACCCCAGGGAATAACTGAGGATGGAGAAGGGTAGCCTTGTTCCTCTGGTAGATTTTCATATCCTGGGGAGGCTGAGAGAAATGGGATGGTATGGATCTGCATCAGAAATGAGGGCCTCAGCAAACTGACCCCATCCCTTCTGGACTGCCCCTTCTTCTCTGCCTCATCCTGATGGATGAATACAACACTATTATGTCTCCAAAGACTCCAAAGGTCGATACTGACAATTGATGTGGATACTGAGGATGAACTCACATGAGAGCCTCTGGCTGGTATAGACATGGACTGCTAACCCTGCAGAAGCATGTTATGTGCAGATGGACTGAAGCAGATAAAATTATGTGAGAGTGATGAAGATTAGGAGGGGACAGGAGAGATAGTGCATTCCAAAGCTATTGCAAAGCTACAAGCCAGCTGGGTGGAGAGCATTCATTGTGTAACACTTGGCCTTGCACTATGCAGGCTGCAGCCTAGAGTTTGGGGTAggctaaagaaaaggaaatggaagtgaTGTCTCTGTACTTAAGGAAAATAAGACCCATACTAGAAAATCAGTGGATTTGAAATTTAAGCAGAAGATGAGTGTGAGTCCTGGCATCCAGCAAATATGTGTTCTGGGTGCTGGGACCCTTGGCTGACTGCCTGAACAGTCACTCAGAGAGGGCATGTCAGAATGAGATGTATTAAAGAACTTATCCAAGATGAGGCTGACAGCACCCCATAATGTTACTACTGTTGGTAGGGACCTTATGAACCACCAATTTTCTGTCTAATATGAAAATActctttcaaaacatttttcaatatAAAGCATAGATGTATtcatatagattatttttattttatcccctGGCTTCATGAATATGtgtatttgcatgtgtgtgtatgtatccatGCATATGTACCTGTGACAGGGAAGGCATAATGTGTTTTTCACCATTCTTGCTGTTTCCAAGCTTTGGCAGCTTAGCAGGGGTGGTGCTGGTTCTTCTGCCTTCCATCTCAGCTCCCTGTCAGTGCTGATCCTTGATATGTAGGCAGTGTCATCTGTCATTGATAGAACCTGAAACTGCAGAATGGATATAGTGGTGATACCTTTAATTACAACCAGGAGATCTGAATTATCATTAGACCTTTGCTCAATCATCTGTGTGGTCTTGAGAAAACAACATGTccagccttggttttcttttgcttGGCACAAAGGGTTTGAGGTAGGAGCTGCACCATGGTAATATTCCCTTCAAATTTTAACATATTGCAGTTAAAACTCATCAGTTACAACATTGAGATTATAAACtgttttgagggatccctgggtggcgcagtggtttggcgcttgcctttggcccggggcgcgatcctggagacccgggatcgaatcccacatcaggctcccggtgcatggagcctgcttctccctctgcctatgtctctgcctctctctctctctctctctctgtgtgactatcataaataaataaaaattaaaaaaaaataaataaactgttttgaTATAAGCCAAAGCTTCAGGGTTAAAACctattttagttaaaatattgAGAGTATTATATGCTAGGTTCACATTTGGAGATGATTGCagttttttggcatatagttgaACTAGAAAGTGAGCTCTGAGAACCAAGATTAGAAGGGAAACATCCAGAAGAAAAAGCTCAGAGAGTGAATAGGTGTAGAGAAAGGGGAGGCAGGGTCTGCTCCACAGAGCACAGCAAATTATCACCTAATCTCTTCAGAAGCTGCCAggtatttattttcctgtagCTTTTTGGACTGGAACATTCAAAAGAGAGGAGTGTTGTACCTCTTTTCTGTCTCCCACAATCATGTGCACCACTATGAGGCGTGTGTATCATGAGCTGACATTGGTGAGGAGGAACATCAGAAAGGATATGAGTGCTTATAATGGATCTAGGTCCTCTTGCCATCTTCCTAAGAGTCTGTAGAACCCCGAGAGATGGGAGACGCTGCATTTTTATAATGTGAGTATTAGCAGGCACCAGAAGAACTGACATTTGGACTTGTTTAGATGAGAAATCAGACATTATTATTGCTgaggcacctggagggctcagtcagttaaatgtcgaactcttgattttggctcaggtcatgatcttggggttgtgagattgagcctcagcTGGGGCACTCagccactcagtgtggagtctgcttgagattctctgtctccctctgtctctgctactccccctgctcatttgcactaactctttctctctcaaataaataaaatctataaaacaattattattacTTAGGAAGGAACAGGCCTGAAGCATAAACACATCAAAGATTCTGCAGCTCTGCGCCCTGCACAGTGCATTCACCCTGAGCTATTCACTCTTGGCAACTATTTAAAACAGTGAAAGGACATGAACCACCTCCTTCAACCTTAGGTGGTTATTTTCAGAGAACAAGGAAATGACTGCTTTGCTCACACTCTGTCTTGAATCAGGTAGTGCTAAGCCTTCAAATTTGGCCATTGCATAtccttatgaatttttaaattattttgttaattttaagaCAATATTGCTTGGACTTTGTAAGGacattgaatatatagatcaatttggggaaaatgatCCTAAGCATCATCCCCATGATGTTGACTCATGACCTCTAGCCAGGCATAGTTCCTCCTTTATGCAGGTCTTTTTCTCTTGAcaatgttttgtacttttcagtGTCACACATCTCTTGCCTGATTTAgtgctaaatatttcatatttttaatcttattccAAATAGTATTTTAGAACCCTAAAATATTCTTTGTTATTATTACAAAATGCAATTCATTTTttgtcatgaatatatatattcctaagtagattttattttttagaacagttttagatttacaagaAAGTTGAGAAGAGAGCACAGAGAATTCACATATATCTGCACCCAATTTCCATCACTGCAAATAACTTGtgttagtatggtacatttgtcacaatttaTCTATAATCTATACTGAGGCATTATTATATACTGTAGTCCATAGTTTATTCAAATTTccttagttttgtttgtttgtttttccctaatGTCCTTTTCCTGTTCAAGAGTTCCATCCAGAAAACCACATCACATTTTGTCAtgccttttttatcttttcctggcTCTAACAGTTTcccagactttccttgttttggaTGAATTCAACAGTTTTGAAGAATATTGGtcaaatattttgtagaatgttcttGGAATTCAGTTGGATTTTccctgatgtttttctcatgatgagaaTGAGTTTACTGAGTTTTTGGAAGATAGACaatcacagaggtaaagtgccattctcatcacgTCGTACCAAGGGTTGAGCCTATCAACATGagctatcattattattgttcCCTTCATCACCTGGCTGGGGCAAACTTTATCAAGTTTCTCCACTGCAGAgttactcttttttcccccctttcccatATTGGACTTTTTAGAAGGAAATCACTGTGTGCTGCCCACCCTTAAGGACTAGAGAGTTATGCTATCCCTACTTGAAGGAAGAGTATCTACATAAGTTTTTGGATTCTTCTGCATGATGAGTTGTCTCATCTTCCcagtgtatttgtttattcaatcatttatttatatcaatgtacactcatgaatatttattttatgcttaacTGGGTTATAATCCgatactactttatttattttattgctcaacTTTTAGTTTTAGCCATTGGGTACACACGTATCTTTGACATGCCTTCATCAATGTGGATTTGTTGCTCTTGTTAGCACTTTTTTACTTTCTGGTAGATATATGGTGCTCCAGGATTCTCTTGTCTATTTCTTGTCCAGTCTTAGAATTAACCATTTCTTCAGGGAGTCCTGGTTCCTTTTACTGGAGAATGATATTAGAAGCCAAAATATGAACAATAGGtataattgattttcttttgaaatcgaacatttactattttaatcAAGTTCTATCAATACAATTTTTCAAGCAAGAGCCAACTGGAAGACCAGGCCTAGGGATTCGTAAAGGAAACTAATCTTCCAAAGAGCAAGAACACGAAGGTCATCTTCTACTCCAGACGCATTGTTAGTGGCCACAGCAGCACCAGTTGACCAGTGTTAATCTGATTACCGAGTGTTTACCACATCATCAATTTTCAGAATGCTCCAGACGGTTTCAGTTGCTAGAGTCAGTGCACTGACTGAAACCAACAAAGGCTGGACAACCAGTTCCTCCAAAATGTTGGAAATACCACCCTTTCGGACATTAATGctggacatttttttctccttgggcATGTCGGTTTCTTAGTTCTCTTACTGTAGAAATGGGATTCAGACCAGCATTTTCAGCTAGTGTAGATGGAATGACTTCCATAGCATCTGCAAAAGCACGAACGCAGTAGGATTCCATGCCACTCAATGTTCGTGAATATTCAGTTAACCGCAGGGCCAATTCTATCCCTGGAGCACCACCTCCTGCAATAAGAGCTCTCTTCTTCACTAAACAGCGAATAACACATAGGGCATCATGAATAGAGCGCTCAGCTTCTTTAATCACCAATTTGTTAGATCCACCAACAACAATTCTGTTTTTCCCCGGGCTTGTACAGCCTGTAATCTTAAGCAGTTTGCCAGAACCATTTAAACTGACCTCCTCAGCTAACTCAGCTGATCCCAGCATGTCAGCAGTGAATTGGTCAATATGAGAGCACCTGGCTTGGTTCCAATTGTCTTAAAAATGAATCCAGTGTCTTCTCTTTCAATATCCTTAACCACCATAATCTTCATCTTGTTCAGGAAATGTAATACAAGATCACTAAGAGTATCTCTCAGGATAGATTTCTGTATGAGGAGGACATTACATcctgttttttcatttgcttcacgAAATTGAGAATATAGGCTCTCTCCTCCCGAAGCACTTGATCCATCTGGACGTAGTCAGAAACTACAATTTGATTATCTATATCCATTTTGGGAGCAGATAAGCAAAACTGAGTAAGCCCAATCTTAGCCTTTTCAACTCTGGTTATGCCAGAATTTGCCACCTTCTGAGTAAGTACCAGCCCTTCTACCAGCTCACAGTCATCAATTGTCCCACCAAGTTTCTTAACTATTTTAATGTCTCTAAGATCTACACTAGTGGCGGTGGCTGGGTCAATCACTTTCATCACTGCATTTACACTCATTGGAGAAAGCAGACTTGAATACTGAGACACAACCTTTGAGTTCAAGGAAGTGATAGCACTATTTAATAGTTTCTCTGTCACTCAGTTCCACAGGTCGAGACATGTCAGTCAAGATTTCTATACCCTGGTTGGCATCTGGGAAGCCAGCGGCCCCGTGTCTCTGCAGCTGCAGGCGCTGGTTTAAAGGCGGTGGCGGGAAGCCGGTGCACGGTTGGTGTCGTCGCCCTTGCGCCCGCTCGGATTTTTCATAGTCAGaattaaccaaagaaaataaGCCAAGATGTCTGTGGACCCGATGACCTATGAGGCCCAGTTCTTCGGCTTCACGCCGCAAACTTGCATGCTGAGAATCTATATTGCATTTCAAGACTACCTATTTGAAGTGATGCAGGCTGTCGAACAGGTCATTCTGAAAAAGCTAGGTGACCTCCCAGGCTGTGAGATCAACCCTGTCCAGGTTCGTAAATGCACAGAGAAGTTCCTCGGCTTCATGAAGGAATGTTTCGATAACCTTTTTGGCAAAATGGAGCAGCTGTTTTTACAGTTGATTCTGCGCATTCCCCCAAACATTTTGCTTCCAGAAGATAAACCCCAGGAGCTGCATCCTTGTAGTGAGGAAGAGTTCCGGTTCCTCCAGGAGGAAATTGAACAGTTACAGAAGTATAAGACCGAATTAGGCACTAAGCAGGCCCTTCTTGCAGAATTAGAGGAACAAAAAATTATGCAGGCccaacttaagcagactctggtTTTGTTTGATGAACTCGAAAATGCTGGCCAAGATCACGGGACTAGTGATTTCAGGGAAAGCCTGGTGTTCCTGGTCCAGAACTCCAGAAAACTACAGACTATTAGGGACACTGTGGAACGGGAAggcaagagaatgaaaatactgTAATTTCTAAGTAGTGACAGGAACCCGTCAGAAAGTAGAATAGGAAGGGATTGATGTGAGTGATATTCTGGTGAACTGAATGTCTTACGGGATTTCATTTATTGGCTCTTTCTTGTACTCCACACTTCCCTCTGTCTGGCCACACTCTGCTAGGGCATCTACACTACCCTGAACTAATCCTTGGAGCCCATGTTCCCTAGAGGCCTCTCACAGATGGGAAGGGGTTCCTGGTCCAGCAGCATGTCACCGGGCACCAGGACTGCAGCAGCAGAGCCCTCCTGGGCTGGTCAGAGAGATCTGTAAAAGCAGTTCCTTGATCAGGGGCTCCTTGTAACCTTGATCCTTCTGACTTATTCTTTGGATgcgattaaatgagaaaaagtttAAGTGGGTGGCTTCGTTAGGAACCAGCCACTGCATGGCCAGATGGGCGCCGGCACCCGTGGCCTGCTCTCGTCCACAAATTGCCTTACACAGCAAGTTAGCCGATGGGAAGAAGCAAATAGAGAAACACCACCTGTGTGATCCTTAGTAAAGAGGAGAGAAGTTGTTTTCGTTcctaaaataaatgctttctgtGATCATGGTGTTGGAGATGTGGAGCTATTTGCTCTCTGGGAGCCTGGTTGGGAAGACCATGGACACAGAAGAGGCaagtgtggctggagtggaggAGCAAGCCTAGAACAGCCGGGAGCAAAGTATCTGAACTGACCACTAGGTATTTATGTCATTTTCCTCCCATACTTCAGTTTTGCCTTGTCCCtaatatttttaacttacttATTCATACTCCTACGCCTCAAATATTTAGTACCCACAGTGGGAAATTTTAGCTGCCTCATGCTTGGATTTAGTGGaatctaatattttcttctgaaattaagCCATGTGAAGTGTTATATCACCCAGAAAAAGGCAGAATATCAGTAGCTGCTCCTACGGTGTTGCTTACTTTCCATGTCTTCCAAAAGAACGGGATTTCGAGTTTCTCCTTTATGTAGAAGAGTAGCTCAGGGCGTTAATACTTGGAATTAAatattcatagatttttttttaattttatttatttatgatagtcacagagagagagagagagagagagagagagaggcagagacataggcagagggagaagcaggctccatgcgccgggagcccgatgtgggattcgatcccgagtctccaggatcgcgccctgggccaaaggcaggcgctaaactgctgcgccacccagggatcccaatattcaTAGATTTAAGATGCCTGTATTCACCTGGAATCTGTTACCAGAGTCTTTTTTTCCAATCCTGTacgtgaaatatatatatattgtaaaggCTTTTGTTTTCAATCTGCtgttattaagtaatctctatgcccaaggtggggcttgaactcatgaccctgagatcaagagttgtatattccaggatgcctgggtggctcagtggttgagcatctgcctttggctcagggcgtgatcctggggtcctgggatctagtccctcattgggctccctgcaaggagcctgcttctccctctgcctgtgtctctgcctttctctgtgtctctcatgaataaataaataaaataaagaaaatctttaaaatattgcatactccaccaactgagccagccaggcgccatGTTTGTAgcttatttaaaatttcctagtatagaggggcctctgggtggctcagtcggttgagtgttgagttcttggtttcagctcagatcatgatctcagggttgtgggatcgagccctgagtcaggatcCGCACCCGATggagagtctacttgaagattctctctcccactgccccctccctgctgacatgtgtgtgcatgcatactctccctaaaataagtaaatcttaaaaaataaaaaaaataaaaaaataaaaagaaagatttctatACCCTTTTCTAAAGCCTTCTGGAATGACTCAGAAATGATGGTTGGATGAATCCCTTTCTGAAGAAGCTTGGTACAGGAATCTAAGAGCCAGCAATGATGACCACTGATGTGGTGCCATCTCCTGCTTCTATATCTTGTGCCTTAGACAGCTCCACCAGCATTCTGGCTGCTGGATGTGACACTTGTATTTGTTTAAGAATGGTGGCACCATCATTTGTAATGAATGGTCACATCGCCTTTTCTATCTTGAATCATTTTATCCATTCCTTTTGGTCCAAGGCTTGTTCTAATAGCATCAGCAACAGCTTTGGCTGCGGAATGTTGCTGAAGTGGATCTGGGCCGGCTTGTCGCAGTCCCTGTAGGCGGTTTTGCTGTGGCCGCCAGTGGCTGCAATGGGGCTCCCCTCCAGTGGAGCCGCGTTCTCATGCATGGCCAACTCAGCTGGGTCTCggtataattgatttttatttttattttttttaaagattttatttatttattcatgacagacacacacacacaaaggggggggggggggagacacaggcagcgagagaagcaggctccatgcagggagcctgacatgggacttgatcctgggtccccaggatcacacctggggctgaaggcagcactaaactgctgggccacccgggctgcccataattgatttttataatgaatttgtATACTGCAAACTTgctaaacatatttattatttccactacgtggttttcttttttttttttttaagatttatttatttatttattcatgatagacaaaaagagagagagagagaggcagagacacaggaggagggagaagcaggctccgtgccgggagcccgacgtgggactcgatcccgggactccaggatcacgccctgggccaaaggcaggtgccaaaccgcggagccacccagggatcccccactacatggttttcttttgtttttttgtactttatttttaaaaaatattttatttatttattcatgagagacacagagagagagagaggcagagacacaggcagagggagaagcaggctccatgcagggagccccacgtgggactggatcctgggtctccaggatcaggccctgggctgaaggcagcattaaactgctgagccacatgggctgcctatactttctttttaaacctaAGTTATTATCTGTGAAGAAAGACcgttttacttatttcttttcaatctggatgtcttttatttacttttctttctttctttttattttattttatttttttaattttctttcttctttaagtcTTAGAGGttctaaaatatattgtaaataagGATATGTCTTCTTATTACTGAGGAATTTTTTAGGAAAGTATTTAATCTTCACTTTTAAGTATGATGTTTAACTAGAGGTTTTCCATTGATTCCTTTTACCAGGGTGATAACTTAAGAGTTGTCATTATGAATGGATGTtagatttttgtcaaattttttatcagctgagatgatcacatggtttCTCTATCTTAGATTGTTAATATGGTGagttacattgattgattttctaatGTAATCTTACACTAATCACTACTAAGTTAATGGCTATGTCCTCCACAAGGCTGCCCTCACTTAAGATGCGGCCAAACTTTGTGGTCTTTAGGCCACCTGCACTTAGACCAACTGGCTACAAATCCAGAAGGTCCCCACAACCTTCCTCAAGTTCAGTAATTCATGAGAATGACACATACAATTCAGGAAAACTGTTATTATGAGTACTGCTTTACTATAAAGCATATAGATTAGGACTAGtcaaataaaaagatacagaGTAAGAAGATCTTGAATACAGAGCTTCCgtgttctctccctctgaaaTCAGAGCATCAAGTTCTGTTTTCAACTTATTTTGAGTTTGAGTTTAATGTTGTCTTTCATTTCTGCTAGCCcaaactatattttataattttcactattttttatattttttatattccccatatgaatgaggccatataatgattttccttctctgattgacttatttcactcagcataataccctccagttgcatccacgtATACCCgacatttttaaattcacttacaGTAAGC
The Vulpes lagopus strain Blue_001 chromosome 10, ASM1834538v1, whole genome shotgun sequence genome window above contains:
- the LOC121500252 gene encoding protein MIS12 homolog; this translates as MSVDPMTYEAQFFGFTPQTCMLRIYIAFQDYLFEVMQAVEQVILKKLGDLPGCEINPVQVRKCTEKFLGFMKECFDNLFGKMEQLFLQLILRIPPNILLPEDKPQELHPCSEEEFRFLQEEIEQLQKYKTELGTKQALLAELEEQKIMQAQLKQTLVLFDELENAGQDHGTSDFRESLVFLVQNSRKLQTIRDTVEREGKRMKIL